From a single Ignavibacteria bacterium genomic region:
- a CDS encoding N-6 DNA methylase, with product MQDKESAYRKISELVERFQEQFVSYKKSDYNETLTRRDFIDPFFKALGWDIDNESGYAEAYREVIHEDKVRIGGATKAPDYSFRLPGGKRLFFVEAKKPSVAIKEEIQPAYQVRRYGWSAKLPISVITDFEEFSIYDCSKKPIPTDKASVARIKYLTFKEYLDEFDFLWNTFSKERVLKGSFDKFVEGSANKKGTATVDKDFLQSLDGWRTLLANSISKLNKELDEDELNFAVQQTIDRIIFLRIAEDRNIEPYGSLAFAVKQGDFYSNLYSIFKDADDKYNSGLFNLKKDLICSDLKIENKVLKSIINQLYYPESPYEFSVLAVEILGSAYEQFLGKQIKISKSHKAVIEEKPEVRKAGGVYYTPQYIVNYIVENTVGKLLEDKTPEEVSKIKIVDPACGSGSFLLGAYQHLLDWHKSYYTKYSKPSRGGKDNPLTPEGNLTTSEKKRILTNNIFGVDIDTNAVEVTKLSLLLKCLEGETQASIANQLSLFNERVLPTLDENIKSGNSLIDLDFYDNELDFGFEKKVKPFSWQKAFPHVFKQGGFDAVIGNPPYLKLTSHNTESSVLQYYFRNYVSYSGGSSKNLYQLFLERMIELRPKKFSFIVPEAILTTESNGKIRELLLQQFRITSVVNFDHFVFEGATIGTSIIVGDQGNKQNSTIITIDPSGHQRQRGEIKMVISSAPWDILMKDENIKFFEKISHLAIPMGTIVEMSKGMVVKNRNSVLTISQVENSLPFLLGSNMKRYHYNVDKYAVYSNLEIIGGTREITKHLSIPRLFIRRTGGILCATYSENEELVESTIYLVRSQTIDLKYLLGLLNSKLLTFYLKKKLITNSQGFPQILMSQLEKLPIVTGTSEYHQIISSSVDQLLQLNIDKQTASLQSKLNQIQSKIEYCEDKINKIVYELYGLTDEEIKMVEGA from the coding sequence ATGCAGGATAAAGAATCAGCTTATAGAAAAATTAGTGAACTGGTAGAACGATTTCAGGAACAGTTTGTTTCTTATAAAAAATCTGATTACAACGAAACCCTCACTCGAAGAGATTTTATAGATCCTTTTTTTAAGGCTTTAGGCTGGGACATCGATAATGAATCAGGGTATGCAGAAGCATATCGAGAAGTGATTCATGAGGACAAAGTCAGAATCGGTGGTGCAACGAAAGCTCCTGATTATTCCTTTCGTCTTCCGGGTGGAAAAAGACTTTTCTTCGTCGAAGCAAAAAAACCATCAGTTGCCATAAAAGAGGAAATTCAACCCGCTTATCAGGTTCGCCGGTACGGATGGAGTGCAAAACTCCCAATCAGTGTCATAACTGATTTTGAGGAATTCTCAATTTATGATTGTTCCAAAAAACCCATTCCAACAGATAAAGCTTCCGTCGCTCGAATAAAATATCTCACTTTCAAAGAATATCTTGATGAATTTGATTTTCTATGGAATACATTTTCCAAAGAGAGAGTTCTGAAAGGGAGTTTTGACAAGTTTGTCGAGGGTTCTGCGAATAAAAAAGGAACAGCGACTGTTGATAAAGATTTTCTGCAATCTTTGGACGGATGGAGGACTCTTCTCGCTAATTCCATCAGCAAACTTAACAAGGAACTTGACGAAGACGAACTTAATTTTGCAGTTCAGCAAACCATTGACCGGATAATCTTTTTACGCATCGCTGAAGACAGAAATATTGAACCTTACGGCAGTCTCGCATTTGCTGTAAAACAGGGTGATTTTTATTCAAATCTCTACTCAATTTTCAAAGATGCGGATGATAAATATAATTCGGGATTGTTCAACCTGAAGAAAGATTTAATATGCAGTGACCTGAAAATTGAGAATAAAGTACTCAAATCGATTATTAATCAACTTTATTATCCTGAATCACCTTATGAGTTCTCTGTACTTGCAGTTGAGATATTGGGAAGTGCATACGAGCAGTTTTTGGGGAAACAAATTAAGATTAGCAAATCTCATAAGGCTGTAATTGAGGAAAAACCTGAAGTAAGGAAAGCCGGTGGAGTCTATTACACCCCTCAATATATCGTAAACTATATAGTTGAGAATACAGTTGGAAAACTTCTTGAGGACAAAACACCCGAAGAAGTGAGCAAAATTAAAATAGTTGATCCTGCCTGCGGAAGTGGCAGTTTTCTCTTGGGAGCATATCAGCATTTGCTCGACTGGCACAAATCATATTACACAAAATATTCCAAACCCTCCCGGGGAGGAAAAGATAATCCTCTTACCCCAGAAGGAAATTTAACTACTTCCGAGAAAAAACGAATACTAACCAACAACATCTTCGGGGTGGACATTGACACCAATGCAGTTGAAGTAACGAAACTCTCCCTCCTCTTAAAATGCCTTGAAGGAGAGACACAGGCTTCGATAGCTAATCAATTGTCTCTGTTCAATGAGCGAGTCCTCCCGACTCTGGATGAAAATATCAAAAGCGGCAACAGCCTGATTGACCTGGATTTCTACGATAATGAACTTGATTTTGGTTTCGAGAAAAAAGTAAAACCTTTCAGTTGGCAGAAAGCCTTCCCCCATGTCTTTAAACAGGGAGGTTTTGATGCAGTAATTGGAAATCCACCGTATTTAAAGTTGACAAGTCATAATACAGAATCTTCAGTACTTCAATATTATTTTCGAAATTATGTTTCTTATTCAGGTGGAAGTTCGAAAAATCTATATCAACTGTTTTTAGAAAGGATGATTGAGCTTAGACCTAAAAAATTTTCTTTTATTGTACCAGAAGCAATTTTAACAACTGAAAGTAATGGTAAAATCAGAGAACTTTTACTCCAACAGTTCAGAATCACTTCTGTCGTAAATTTTGATCATTTTGTGTTTGAAGGCGCAACAATCGGCACATCCATTATTGTAGGGGACCAAGGCAATAAACAAAATTCGACAATTATTACCATCGACCCATCAGGACACCAAAGGCAGCGTGGAGAAATTAAAATGGTAATTTCAAGTGCTCCATGGGATATACTAATGAAAGATGAAAACATAAAGTTTTTTGAAAAAATTTCGCATTTAGCAATTCCAATGGGTACCATCGTGGAAATGTCAAAAGGAATGGTAGTTAAAAATAGAAATTCAGTATTGACCATATCACAAGTTGAAAATTCGCTTCCTTTCTTATTGGGAAGTAATATGAAGCGCTATCATTATAATGTTGATAAATACGCAGTTTACAGTAATTTAGAGATTATAGGGGGAACGCGCGAAATAACAAAACATTTATCTATACCAAGATTATTCATTAGAAGGACTGGGGGTATTTTGTGTGCGACATATTCAGAAAATGAAGAGTTAGTTGAAAGCACAATTTATTTGGTCAGAAGCCAAACAATTGATCTAAAATATCTACTGGGACTTCTTAATTCAAAATTGCTCACATTTTACCTTAAGAAAAAATTAATAACGAATTCACAAGGCTTCCCTCAAATATTGATGAGTCAGTTGGAGAAATTGCCCATTGTCACAGGGACAAGTGAATATCACCAAATTATTTCGTCATCAGTCGATCAACTCTTACAACTTAACATAGACAAGCAGACGGCATCACTCCAATCGAAGTTAAATCAAATTCAAAGCAAAATTGAATATTGTGAAGATAAAATAAATAAAATCGTGTATGAATTGTATGGTTTAACCGATGAAGAAATAAAAATGGTAGAGGGGGCGTGA